The nucleotide window TATACTCTCCCACATCCACGCCATATACCATGCCAGTAAGTTCTCTCCAGCGACCCACACTAGTAGCTCACAACCCACAGGCATACCACTCTGCATTCAACCAAGACACTTCCGCCAGGCAGGTCGGCAACACCGCCATCCTCCCTATCACCACAAAGATCAGGGGTCCTGCCCCCTTGTCCTGTGAGTTGGGGACTCAATCAAGCTATTAGGGGAATGATAATGGGCTACTGACGAGAATTCTGGCAATGTAGCGGATCCAAGCCAGCCAGATATCATTGACGAGTCTTTGGACTTGTACGTACCACCTACAATACCATCACGTATCACGATTGACCAATGTCTGCAGGTTCAGAGCAAACTGTCTTTTCAGAAACTTTGAGATCAAGGGTGAGCCTCTCGTCGTGCATTGCTAACAATAGCTTGCTGATGTTTCTGCAGGCCCTGCCGACCGTCTCCTCATCTACCTCATACTCTTCATCTCTGATTGTCTCACCAAGCTCGCCCCTACCGCAGGCAAACCCTCCCCATCCTACCAAGAAGCCACCAAGGTCCTCCAAACCCTTTCAGTTGACAACTTTGCTCTTCCTGGAGATGCCGGATTTCCGTTGAATAGCTTGTATCACCCTCCTGCCTCTCGAGTGGATGCAGGTGAGTCGTCTCGTGTTGCAGCATGCGAGAGAGCATTGGGAATACATTGAAACTGACACAACGAGATAAGACCATCTCCGATCGTACCTTACCCAAACTCGGTGCGAGCTTGCTCTCCGTTTGTGCGATAGGCTTTATCCCCATGAGCAGGTAATTGGCCCTGATGGACAACCAACGGGACAGTTGGGACCTAGGGCTACAAAACCTAGCAAATGGTGGATGTCTTTCCAGAAGAGACGGTGAGTTGCATCATTCTTAATATACTGGCATCTTGCTGATGTAGCTTAGATTCATGGGACGATCTCTTGGCGTTTAAACAGAGATACCAAGATAGAGACATGCGGTGCTGTAGAAAGGATCCTGAGTCAGCTTTGAGGTCGAGGACGGTGAAAGGATAGACTCGCTATGCGGGTATGCATACATTGTAAGAACCGAACCGCCAGATTCGCGTCATGCATACTTTGTCAGAAGTCTTGGCTGTTTGGGGCAACACTTGAATGGAGTGATACTAGGCATGACCTGGTCACGTTTCCCAGTCGCTAGCGTATAAGTCGAACTGGGAATGTTTAAATCTTATTTTCTCACCTTATTCTTCACCTACGACAAAAACCTGCTAACCGTCTTATCTACCTTCTATCATACTTACCATGTCCAACCTCGTCAGTTCAATAATCTCCCTCACTCCCGTACTCCCTACTCCACCTCTCACCCCGACCGCCTCCCTGCCCGCTTCACCCGTTTCCGCCACTACCACGCCTCCTACCCCTGTCACCGTTCGAATCCCTTCCTTTCCCCCTTCCAGCTCATACTCAAACTCTCTTTATCCACCTCTCAAAGCACATCTCgcccttcttcaccattcgacccctccacccatcatctccttttGCGCCCGGTGCCTCCTTCCCCTGACATGCCTCACGGATATAATCCTCAAGACCAAGGAGAAGAATGGATTCCGATCCATCTATGTGACCTACAGACCGCCGGAGTAGGGAAGGATGCGCCCAAGGATCTGAGGGCAGATCAGAGCGGTCCGGGGAAAGAAATGGATCAGAGAATGGAAAGGATGTATGCTGCCGCAAGAAGGAGCCGGAATCTATTGAATACAAAGATACCTGGCAGAGGAGATGCTCTGTAGAAGGGGGGGCGAGGCTGTAGGGAGATGTATGTGCTATATAGTGCTTTCGACTGACACCACCATTAAGAAGCTGCAGAAATAACACATGGTGGTACGTATAAAACGTCGTTTGGCCATACCATACCCGACAGTGGTTGCTTTTTCTCAAGGTTTTTTTCTGTCTGGGCTATCATCTTCGAATGCAGTGGGATACTGTGCTGATTGCTGCTGCGTTCCATATTTATATCTATATGTACATTTATTATTCCTAATATAATAAAGAAATTAGGAAATATAAGCGGTGACATCATGGCTGGTGGCCTGATGGCAGGCACGGATCAAAATAGATCTGAATACCGTGCTCTCGTTTTTAACGAACACTTCGTTATTTTTCTCTCGAGCTGTTCGTTTATCTCTCATTCAATTCCTTACAAAAACCCGCTGTCAGCCCTTATGTTATTACTTCACTCGTTCAAGAAGACATGACATCGAACATCGACCACACACATCCACTCGCTAAGCAGCGATCGCAGCGGCACCAACGGAGCCGCTCCCGATCCTCCATCTCTGCTGATCCCGAAGAATATATTCCCTCTCGCCCACCATCCCCACCCGGTCCAAGTGCTAACGCTCCCCCTCCATCTGAAAGAGTTACCCGTCTGCGCTTAAGTGCGCACTATGCTGTGTTGGTTTTGTCTAGTATGTTGGGGTGTGTGGCGAGGCTTGGGTTGAATAGCCTTGGTACTTGTAAGTATACATCATATACATATGTGAGAGAGGTGCTGATTTGCACCATTAGATGACGGGCAGGTAATATATGCA belongs to Cryptococcus gattii WM276 chromosome I, complete sequence and includes:
- a CDS encoding arp2/3 complex 21 kDa subunit (p21-arc), putative (Similar to TIGR gene model, XP_567367.1) — its product is MAGGDALLYTSHSSYILSHIHAIYHANTSARQVGNTAILPITTKIRGPAPLSSDPSQPDIIDESLDLFRANCLFRNFEIKGPADRLLIYLILFISDCLTKLAPTAGKPSPSYQEATKVLQTLSVDNFALPGDAGFPLNSLYHPPASRVDADHLRSYLTQTRCELALRLCDRLYPHEQVIGPDGQPTGQLGPRATKPSKWWMSFQKRRFMGRSLGV